A window of Cytobacillus sp. FSL H8-0458 genomic DNA:
TCGTTTCCATTATCGGCCCATCAGGAGCAGGGAAATCAACTCTCCTCCGCTGCATCAACCGCATGATTGATGCGACAGGCGGAGAAATCCGCTTCCAGGATCTCGATGTAATGGATTTAAAGAAAAAGGAATTAAAGCAGGTCCGCACCAAAATTGGCATGATTTTTCAGCACTATAACTTAGTGAACCGATTATCGGTAATTGAAAACACGCTGCACGGAAAATTGGGAACCAAATCCACACTGGCTGGCGTTCTTGGATATTACTGCAAAGAGGAAAAGCAGCAGGCAATCGAGATTTTGAATGTGCTTGGCCTGAACGAAATGATTTATAAGCGTACAGATCAATTAAGCGGAGGGCAAAAACAAAGGGTTGGCATTGCCCGTGCGCTTATCCAAAATCCGCGGATGCTTTTGTGCGACGAACCCATTGCGTCCCTCGATCCAAATTCGGCTAAAGTGATCATGGATCATTTAAAGAAGGTTTCATCAGCAATGGGCATTACCGTTGTTGTAAACCTTCATCAGGTAGATGTAGCCATCAAATACTCTGATAGAATCATTGGCATTAACAAGGGGCAGGTTGTGTATAACGGTTCGGCTAAAGGATTGACTTCAGAAGACATTCAGCGAATATATGGATCGGAAGCAGAAGATTTAATCTTTGATATTGGAGGCATCCATGCAGGCTGATATTTTTGCTAAGAAAAAACGAAACACACTTGCCTTCCTATTACTCCTTGGAGCCGTGACGATCCTGGCTATGATCATTACTGAGTACAATGCATTAAAGGGCTTTGCTTCAATCCCGAAAGCCATTCAATGGGGAATGGCGAACTTCTATCCAACCGCTGAATCCTTAGAAAAGCTTCCAGTTATTCTGGATAAGCTGCAGGAAACACTTCTGGTTTCGATTGCGGCTGCGACAGCAGCTGCTGTATTCGCCCTGTTATTTTCCATTCTCGGTTCAAATACAACAAGGGTAAATGCCTTTTTTGGAGCGATTACTAGAGGAATTGCCACTGTCTTTCGAAACATTGATGTTGCCGCATGGGCGCTGATTCTGCTGTTTTCTTTTGGTCAAAGCGCGTTAACCGGTTATTTTGCTTTGTTTTTTGGGTCATTTGGATTCCTGACCAGAGCTTTTACGGAAACAATTGATGAAGTGAGCGGGGATTCTGTGGAGGCGTTAAAAGCGACAGGTGCAGGCTACTTTTCCATTATCTTTCAATCGGTGATTCCATCAAGCATTCCGCAATTAATCAGCTGGATTTTGTTCATGATCGAAACGAATATCCGCAGTGCCACATTAATTGGACTGCTTACAGGATCCGGAATCGGTTTTACATTCAACTTATACTATAAAAGTCTGGCTTATGATACAGCCAGCCTAGTCGTTGTTGTCATTATTGCTGCTATCCTATTGATCGAATATGCATCCAATTATGTAAGGAAGGTGATATTGTAATGGAGGTGAAGGAACAGCTGGGTAATGTAACAGCATCAGCCGATCATCTGCTTGGCAAAAGAATGCCGGCTAAGCCTTTGAACAAAGCGGCCATTGTGACGAGATTAACTCTCTTTATTCTGGCTGCGCTGACAGTCTATGCCTTTTACAGCTTTGATTATAAGGAACTGGACTTCGCGGATGCGCTTCTCGGCACATTCGCCAATTTAAAAACCATATTCCTTGAACCGCACTTGAAGCATTTCTCCTTTGGACATGCCCTTTATCAAGTCATGATCACACTCGGGCTGGCTTTTCTGACAACCCTATTTGGAGCTATAATTGCAGTCCTATTCGGATTGCTGGCCGCTCGGAATCTGTCTTCTAAAAGGGTTTCTATAGTCATTAAAAGTATGGTTGCCTTTATTAGAGCCGTGCCGACCGTCCTGTGGGTACTGATCTTCGCCGTTGCAGCCGGTCTTGGAAGTACGGCTGCAGTGATTGGAATGACCTTCCACTCGATCGGTTATTTGATCAAAGCCTATTCGGAGTCCTTTGAAGAATTGGATAGGGGAGTGATTGAAGCGCTGCAGGCGAGCGGAGCCAATTGGTGGCAAATTGCCTTTCAAGCGGTGATCCCATCCTCCAGCACTTATATGATTTCCTGGACATTTCTCCGCTTTGAGATTAACTTTGCGGTAGCCGTTGCCATGGGAGCAGCAGCAGGAGCCGGCGGAATCGGATTTGACATGTTCATGGCAAGCAGCTTTTACCTGGATATGAGGGAAATCGGGGCTATAACTTATTTTATTCTGGCTGTTGCGATAACCCTTGAAGTCTTTGCCGCTAAGATTAAGAGAAAGCTCAAAACAGCATAGTATCAGCCAATATCTGACCAGGTCCTGTGGTGCCTGGTTTTTTGTATTTTTCTTTACTTATTGACTCTCACAGTTCATATAGTTGATGTTCGGGATCTTTGAAAAAATAAACTCAGGTTGAAATTTATAAAAATATAAAATTTTCAGAATTTAGTATTGAAATTATGAACTTATCAATCTATAATAAATTTAATTATTTTCATCAGTGGAGAAAATAATGCGTATAAAAACTTAAATATTGCGAAATACATATAAATTTTACGTATTTAATAACATGGTGAAAATAAGTTTTTTTAGATTTAAACATCTTAGAAATGCAAAAAGACAAAATTGTTCGAGGGGGAAAGCAATTTGAGAAGGGTAAACGTGTGGAAAATGCTGTTTGTTGCTTTTGTATCTGCAATTTTACTGGCTGGCTGTTCCAGCGAAGAAAGCGGAGGAACTTCTGAAAAGGAGAATTCAGGGAAATCAGCAAGCGGCAAGGATCAGGAGTTAGTCATTGCTGTTAATGAAAACTTCATTTCAATGGACCCGCATAATACGGGAGATACGAATTCAAATTCCGTCCAGACGGCTATGCTAGAGGGACTGCTGGGATCGGATGAAGAAGGGCAAATCATTCCGCAGCTGGCTGAGGAATACAGTGTCAGTGATGATGCACTGGAATATACTTTCAAGCTTCGTCAGGGTGTTACCTTCCATGATGGGGAGCCGTTCAATGCAGAAGCGGTTAAAACCAGCTTTGAAAGGATTATGAAGGATGAAAGCCTTCGTTTAAACAGCCGCGGATTTAATCTTATTACCAGCATTGATGTAATTGATGAGTATCAAATTAAAGTCACTTTAAAAGAACCATATGCAGGTATGCTGACAAGATTTGTTTCCGCTAAAATCCTAAGCCCGAAGCTGATCAATGACTCTTCCAGCGATATCGGCAAAACACCGGTTGGCACCGGTCCATTCAAGTTTGTGGAATGGGTTCAGGGGGACCATTTAACAGTTGAAAGATTTGATGATTATTGGAATAAGGCTGATCGTGTGAAAAAGATTACGTACAAGCCTGTTCCGGAAAATGGCTCTCGTGTAGCTATGCTGAAAACAGGCGAAGCACATGTGATCTATCCAGCGCCAGTACAAAACCTAAAGGAATTGGAGAGCAATTCAGACGTTGAAATTCATAAAATTCCTTCCACGATTGCCCGATATGTATCCATCAATACGATGAAAGAACCGTATGATGATGTCCGCATTCGCCAGGCCATTAACTATGCTGTGAATAAAGAGGCATTTATAAGTGTTGTCAATTCCGGCTACGGCTTGCCGCTGGACTCGATTATTCCAAGTAAAACCCAGTTTTACTCCAAACAGGAAGCCTATGATCACAACATTGATAAAGCAAAGGAATTGATGAAAGAGGCTGGATTTGAAAAAGGCTTCAAAGCTGAAATATGGGGCAACACCAATTCCGACACATTGAAGGGAATGCAGTTTATCCAGCAGCAATTAAAAGAAATTGGGATTACAGTTGAGATTAAGTCAATGGAAGAAGGCACGTTGTCAGATGAAATATATGGAGCTCAGACACCGGAAGAGGCAAAGGTGCAAATGTGGTATGTCAGCTGGTCTGCGTATCCTTCCGACACCACTAATGCAACGAAGCCATTGTTCAGCAGCAGCTCATTCCCGCCGGATGGAGCGAATACTGCATACTACAAAAATGATGATGTAGATAAGTGGATTACAGAGGTGAATCAAACTCCAGATCCTGACAAGCAGGCAGAAATCTACAATAATATTCAGTCAACTATCTACAAGGATGCACCTTGGATCTTCCTTGGGGTAGATGAGATTCTTGCAGGTTCAAGATCAAATGTCGATGGTGTCTTCATTTCTCCAACAGGCGGAATTAATGTGACAGACGCCAATCTTAAGTAAAAGCAGGGCAAGCAGAAGAGGCAAAGGCTGACAATATCCAATGCCTCTTCCTTCTAAGAAAGGGGTTTTCATTTTGCTTCAATATATCTTGAAGAGAATCCTGGAAATGATCCCGATCCTATTTATTGTTTCCATATTAATCTTTTTCTTCACTCATTTAATTCCCGGAGATCCTGCCAGATTAGTAGCAGGAAAGGATGCAACTCTTGATGAGGTCAATATTATCAGGGCAGAACTGGGGCTGGATAAACCGATTTGGGATCAATACATTACATACATGAGCAATTTATTTCAAGGAGATTTGGGGACTTCCTTAAAAACAGGCCTTCCGGTTTCAGAGATGTTTGCAGACCGTTTTATGCCCTCCGTCTATTTAACGTTCATGAGTATGGGCTGGGCATTGGTGCTTGGTTTGTTAATAGGAACATTATCAGCGGTATTCAAAAATAAATGGCCGGATTATCTTGGGATGGTCACAGCTGTTTCGGGAATTTCCATGCCGGGATTCTGGCTTGGTTTGATTCTTATTCAGATTTTTTCTGTCCAGCTCGGATGGTTTCCAACAGGCGGAGCAGAGAGCTGGAAAAGCTATATATTGCCTTCTATCACTTTAGGGGCAGGAATTATGTCCATGCTTGCCAGGTTTACCCGGTCATCTTTGCTTGAGACGTTAAGAGCCGATTTTATCCGGACGGGAAGAGCGAAAGGATTAAAAGAATCTGTAGTTATTCCAAAACATGCACTTAGAAACTCTTTAATTCCTGTCGTAACTATTGCCGGGCTGCAGTTTGGCTTCCTGCTGGGCGGATCGGTTGTCGTGGAGACTGTTTTTAGCTTTCCGGGGATGGGACGATTGCTGATCGACTCCATTGCCTTCAGGGACTATCCAGTCATTCAGGCGGAGCTATTGCTATTTTCCATCGAATTTATTCTTGTTAATTTAATCGTAGATATTATGTACAGTATGCTGAATCCGAAGATACGCTACGTTTCCTAGAGGAGGGGAATCATGGAAATCATAAAAGAAGTTAATACCTATACCCCAGTGATTCCAAAGAAAAAATACTCACCTGTTAAAGAATTCTTTAAGAATTGGAAAAAGCAAAAAATGGCATTTGGGGCAAGCATTTTTATACTGCTGCTAATTATCATTGCCATCATTGGGCCCTATATTGCACCCTATGATCCGTATGAGCCTGATTATAATACGACGCTGCAGGGTCCAAGCAATGAACATTTGGCAGGCACGGATGAATACGGCCGCGATATTTTCAGCCGCTTGCTCGTCGGTGCAAGAATCTCGCTTGGTGTCAGTTTTCTGGCTGTTTTTTTGGGAGCGGCTGGAGGAATCATTCTTGGCCTGATGAGCGGTTATTTTGGCGGCTGGCTGGATCGGCTTATTATGCGCGGCAGTGATGTTATGTTTGCGTTTCCGGATCTGCTGCTGGCAATCGCCATTGTGGCCATCTTAGGACCGGGATTAACAAATGTGGTAATTGCCGTGTCCATTTTCAGCATACCATCTTTTGCAAGACTGGTGAGGGGATCGACTTTAGAGGGGAAAGAGACCGTCTTTGTCGAAGCGGCGAAATCAATGGGAGCCTCGCACAGGAGGATTATGTTCAAGCATATTTTTCCTGAAACCCTTGGAAGCTTAATCGTATTTATTACGATGAGAATTGGAACGGCGATCTTAGCGGCCTCCAGTTTGAGTTTTCTGGGTCTCGGTGCCAGTCCTGAAACACCGGATTGGGGTGCTATGCTCAGCCTTGGACGTGATTATTTAGGAACAGCTTCCCATGTTGTCATGATGCCGGGATTAGCGATCTTTTTGACTGTTCTTGCTTTCAATCTTGTCGGAGATGGGCTCAGGGATGTCCTGGACCCTAAAACGAAGAATGAGTAAGGGAGATTGAAGAAAATGGAGAAGCTATTGCAGGTAAGCAGGCTGGAGACGCAATTTACTAAGGATAAGGAAAAACTGAAGATTTTGCGGGGCGTCAGTTTTCATATCAATAAAGGAGAGGTACTCGGGCTCGTAGGGGAATCCGGCTGCGGCAAAAGTCTAACCTCCCTGTCGATCATGAAATTATTTAAAGGCACAAGCGGAGAAATATCGGGCGGAAGCATTTCCTTCAAGGGTGAAGATCTTACTCATAAAACAGAGAGGGAAATGAGAAAGATCCGCGGAAAACAAATGGCCATGATTTTTCAGGAGCCGATGACTTCATTAAATCCCGTCATGAAAATAGGGGAACAGCTGCTGGAGCCTATCCGGCTGCATCTTGATTTAAACGAAAAACAGGCGAAGGAGCATGTGATTTTTATTTTAAAGAAAGTCGGAATCCCCCGGGCGGAAGAAATCGTTTATGAATTTCCCCATCAGCTGTCTGGAGGGATGCGGCAAAGGATTATGATTGCGATGGCCATGTCCTGCAATCCGCAGCTTCTAATAGCAGATGAGCCGACGACTGCACTGGATGTAACGATTCAGGCGCAGATACTGGAATTGATGAAACAGCTGCAGCGGGAGGAAGGAATGTCCGTTCTATTGATTACCCATGATCTGGGTGTAGTGGCGGAAATGTGTGACCGGGTAGCAGTCATGTATGCAGGCCGGGTAGTGGAGGAAGCAAATGTTTTCGATTTATTTGAAAGCCCGAAGCATCCTTATACGAAAGGACTGATAGGATCTGTTCCAAAAATCGGGCAGAGGAAGGATAAACTGACATCCATTAAAGGGAATGTGCCCGATCCCGGCAATATGCCAAAGGGCTGCAAATTTGCTCCAAGATGCAATGAGGCCATGGCTATTTGTTTTGAAGAAGAGCCGAATGCCACTGATCTGGGAAATGGGAGAAAGTGCAGCTGCTGGATGATTGAAGAAGGGAGGAAGAATGTATATGCCTGAGACACTGCTGAAAATAAACGGGCTGAAAAAGTCATTCATGCTTCCGGGCGGCATGTTTGCCAAAAAGAGATCATTAAAGGCAGTCCATGATGTGTCTTTCCGCATCGAGCAGGGAACTACATACAGCCTGGTTGGAGAAAGCGGGTGCGGCAAGTCCACAACAGGACGGCTGATCTCAAGGCTGCTGACTCCCAATCACGGTGAAATCTGGATTGATGGCGAAGAAATTTCACAAAAGAAAGAATCACAGCTGAAATTGGTGCGAAAGAAGGTGCAGATGATCTTTCAAGACCCCTACGCATCTCTTAATCCAAGAATGAAAGTAAGAGAGATTATTGCCGAACCTCTTGTGATCCATACGAAACTATCAAAAACGGAACGTAATAGATTAGTTAGCGAAATGCTGGAAGTCGTTGGACTGACAGAGCATCATGCTGACAGGTATGCTCATGAATTCAGCGGCGGACAGCGCCAGCGGATCGGCATAGCGAGGGCGCTGATTATGAAGCCTAAGCTCATTATAGCGGATGAACCCGTATCAGCTCTTGATGTTTCCATTCAATCTCAAATCCTTAACTTATTAAAGGATTTGCAGACTGAATTTAATCTTACCTACCTATTTATTTCACATGATTTAAGTGTAGTCGAACACATCAGCGACAGCATCGGGGTCATGTATCTTGGCACCATCGTAGAATCGGGACCGAAGGATGTCATCTTCTCAAATCCGCAGCATCCTTATACAAAAGCACTGCTGTCTTCTGTGCCAGTTCCGGATCCAAGGCTGAGAAGGGAGCGTATTGTCCTGCAGGGAGACTTGCCGAGTCCGGTTAACCCGCCTTCCGGGTGCCGTTTTCATACGAGATGTCCTGCATGTATGGATATTTGCAGAACAGTGGAACCAGAGGTGAAAAAAGGACTGGCTGATGATCATTTTGTTGCATGTCATTTAATAGATTAGCCAAACCCATATTTAGTGCCGATTCAATGAGAGTTTTTCTAAAGGATTTTTCGAGCTGCAGGAATTTATCGTCACTTTGCCTTGTTTATCGGTCAACTTTTAATTACATCGGTCTGTTTTCGGAGATTTCGGTCAGAATTTAATTTTATCGGTCACATTTTATATATATCGGTCACTTGGCGGTATATCAGCACTCCTGCGAATTCACTATAAATATACAAGAAATAGGAGAGGATTTTCATGAAGGTTGGACTTAGCACGTACAGTTTAGTAAGAGAATTAAGAGATGGCAATATGACGGTTCTGGATGTGATCGACTGGATTGCCGAAAATGGCGGGGAGCATATGGAAATTGTCCCTTATGGTTTTTCGGTTGTGGATAATGCGGAGCTGGCACATCAAATTAAGACAAGAGCAGAATCAGCTGGGATTGAACTTTCTGCCTATTCTCTGCCGGCCAATTTTGTTCAGCCTACACAGGAAGCGTTCGAACAAGAAGTGGAGCGGCTGAAAGAGCATGTGGATATCGTTAATCTCATGGGCATTAAGATTATGCGCCATGATGTAACAGCATTTCAGCTTAAGCCGGAAGAAATGACCATTCACTATTTTGAAGAGCATTTTGATAAGTTAGTAGAAGGAAGCCGTCAAATCGCAGATTATGCAGCACAATACGGCATTACGACAACCATTGAAAACCACGGATTCAATGTCCAATCGAGCGACCGGGTTCAGCGGGTCATTCATGAGGTGGACCGTCCTAACTTCAAAACAACTCTCGATGTCGGTAATTTCCTTTGCATTGATGAGGATCCGCTCGTTGGGGTGAAAAAGAATCTAAAATATGCTGCAACGGTCCATTTAAAAGATTTTTATATTCGCCCATATTTTGAGAATCCGGGTGATGGAGTCTGGTTCAGGACTGTAAATGAAAACTATCTGCGCGGAGCAATCGTCGGCCACGGAGATTTAAATATACGCGAGATTATTAGATTGATAAAGGGCTCCGGTTATGACGGTTATTTGACAGTGGAATTTGAGGGTATGGAAGATTGCAGGACTGGTTCCAAAATTGGCATGGATAATGTAAGAAGATTATGGAATGAAGTGCAGGCAGTGAATGAATCTAAGCCGGTTTTGAAAGGGTGAAGAAAGTGGAGCCTTTAAGAGTCTGTATTATAGGAGCCGGATCCATATCTGATATGCACTTCAAGTCCTTTGCCGTTAATTCTGATGCTGTCCTGTACGGGGTTTTTGATTATTCTTTAGAAAGAGCAGAAACGAAAGCGCTGGAGTATGGTATCAGCCGTGTATATAAAAATATAGAAGAAGTATATAGTGATCCGAATGTCGATGCAGTAAGCATTTGCACCTGGAATAATAGCCATGCGGAAATATCTGTTGGGGCACTAAACGCTGGAAAACATGTGCTGGTAGAAAAGCCTTTGGCCATGAATGTGGAAGAAGCGTTAAAAGTGGAAGAAGCTGTAAGGAATAGCGGAAAAACCCTGCAGGTAGGTTTCGTCCGGAGGTTTGCCACAAATACAAAAGTGCTGAAAGCTTTTGCTGATAACGGAACTTTGGGCGACATTTACTATGCTAAAGCATCATGCCTGCGCCGTCTGGGAAATCCCGGGGGATGGTTTGCAGACAAAGATCGCTCTGGGGGAGGTCCCTTAATTGACCTGGGTGTCCATGTCATCGATGTGTGCTGGTACCTGATGGGCCGTCCCAAAGTGAAGTCGATCTCCGGGAATGTGTACAGTAAGCTGGGGAACAGAGGGAATGTCGAGAATTTACGCTTTTATAAAGCGGCAGATTATCAAAAAGACCGTAACACAGTAGAGGATTTGGCGAATGCACTGATTATGTTCGAAAATGGCGCATCTTTATTTGTCGATGTATCCTTTACACTCCATGCAAAACAAGATGAAATTGGAGTCAAATTATATGGCACAAAAGGCGGAGCAGAACTGGAACCTGAATTGGCCATTGTAAGGGAAGAAAATAACACCATTATAAATATTCACCCGCAGATAGATCATTTAACATTTGATTTTGCCAATGCCTTTCAGAATCAGATAGATTCCTTTGTTTCGAGCTGCATAACAGGAACAAATCCATTGGCGCCCGTTGAAGATGGGGTGGAAATGATGAAGATCCTCGCAGGCATTTATGAAGCGGCAGATAAGCGAAGTGAGGTGACGTTTGCTTAAAATGGAGACTGTAAAACTCTCAAATAAGATTGGTGTAATGGTGGATAGTCTCAGGCTGCCCTTGTACGAAGGACTAAAAGTATGCAGGGATATGGGAGCTGATGGTGTACAAATATATGCGGTTGAAGGAGAAATGGCTCCTGAAAATATGGATCAGAACTCCCGGAAACAGCTTAAGAGCTATTTGGAATCCATTGGCCTGGAAATATCGGCACTTTGCGGTGACCTTGGAGGACATGGGTTTCAAAATGCTGTTCAAAACCCGGTTAAAATCGAAAAATCCAAACGCATTTTGGATCTCGCTGCAGAATTGGGAACAAATATTGTGACGACGCATATTGGCATTATTCCTGAGGAGCAGAACAGCCCCATCTATGAAGCCATGCAGACAGCTTGTGAAGAACTGGCTGTTTATGCAAGCAGCATGAATGCTTACTTTGCCATTGAGACAGGGCCTGAACCATCCGCCAGGCTCAAAAGTTTCCTGGATACACTGAGCACGAATGGGGTATCAGTAAATTTTGATCCGGCGAATATGGTGATGGTGACAGGAGATGACCCGGCAGATGGTGTCAGGCTTCTAAAGGATTATATTGTCCATACACATGTGAAGGATGGAAAGAGGCTTAAGCCTGCTGATCCCCGTGATGTATACGGGTTCCTTGGATATGGGGGCGGAACAGACCATGAGAAAATTGCCGAAATGGTTGCCTCAGGTGAATATTTTAGGGAGCTTCCGCTCGGAAAGGGGAACGTTGATTTCCAGGCTTACTTCAATGCTTTGACCGAAATTAATTATCAAGGCTACTTAACGATTGAAAGAGAAGTAGATCAAAATCCAATCCGTGATATTGCGGAAGCAGTAGAATTCATTAAAAGCTTTAGGTAAATGGATTCATGCTTTGAACAAAGTGTATAATGAGATAGGGATTTCCAATGCAATCTTCCAAAAGAGAAAAGTGATGATTTCTCTTTTGGAAGCTTAAACGAACTTGCACAGATAAGTGATCAAGTTTTAAAGGATGATGTTGGTTTTTCCAATGAAGGCGAGAGTCAACACGATTCTTTAAATGAACCTTCAGAGTTGGAAGTCTAAATCTGCAGGCATAAAGAAGGTAGGATAATGGAGAAACAAGATCAGCTTTTAATGAAAAGACAAAATAAAAATCTTGTTCTTGATATATTAAAGACTAAGTCTCCTATATCAAGGATTGATATTGCTAAAATAACGGGGATGAGCCCGACTTCCATAACGCGAATTGTCAATGAGCTTCAGCTGCAGGGCTACCTGAGGGAAACAGAGGCAGTTGCGTCAGGGGTCGGGAGAAAAGCGACCTTGCTTGAAGTTCGCGGTGATGTGCTATATACAGTTGGCATTGAAATTGATAAATCTCTGCTGAAGGTCGGAATTGTCAATTATATTGGAGAAATGGTTTCATTACATAAGAGTAGGAGAGATGAGTCAGAAAGTTATATGGAGACGCTCCATAAAATAAATATGATCATTCAAAAAATCATGGATGAAAACGAGATTCCTGCTGCCAAAATAATGGGCCTCGCTGTCGGTTTACCTGGGTATATAGATTATAAAAACGGGATTGTAAAAGTATCGGATCAGTTAAAGTGGAGAGATGCAAGCCTGGCTGAAGATCTGCAAAAGCTTACCTCTTTTAATGTCATAGTTGATAATGAACTAAAAATGAAGATTGTCGCAGAGAGCTTTACAGGGAAAGCAAAGAATTCACAGAATTCCATCTTAATAGGCATTGGATCAGGAATTGGTTCTTCAATCATGCTTAATGGAGAAATTTACAGAGGGGAAACCAATAATGCCGGGGAAATCGGGCATACCGTGATTGATCCTACAGGCAATGTCTGCAATTGCGGCAAAATAGGCTGTCTCGCAACTTATATTTCTGAAGGAGCAATCCTTACAGACAGCAGGAAAGTGAAGGATATTTCTTCTATAGAAGATGTGTTCCAATCCTACCGGGACCGTGAGCCCTGGGCATTAAATAT
This region includes:
- a CDS encoding ABC transporter ATP-binding protein translates to MEKLLQVSRLETQFTKDKEKLKILRGVSFHINKGEVLGLVGESGCGKSLTSLSIMKLFKGTSGEISGGSISFKGEDLTHKTEREMRKIRGKQMAMIFQEPMTSLNPVMKIGEQLLEPIRLHLDLNEKQAKEHVIFILKKVGIPRAEEIVYEFPHQLSGGMRQRIMIAMAMSCNPQLLIADEPTTALDVTIQAQILELMKQLQREEGMSVLLITHDLGVVAEMCDRVAVMYAGRVVEEANVFDLFESPKHPYTKGLIGSVPKIGQRKDKLTSIKGNVPDPGNMPKGCKFAPRCNEAMAICFEEEPNATDLGNGRKCSCWMIEEGRKNVYA
- a CDS encoding ABC transporter permease — translated: MEIIKEVNTYTPVIPKKKYSPVKEFFKNWKKQKMAFGASIFILLLIIIAIIGPYIAPYDPYEPDYNTTLQGPSNEHLAGTDEYGRDIFSRLLVGARISLGVSFLAVFLGAAGGIILGLMSGYFGGWLDRLIMRGSDVMFAFPDLLLAIAIVAILGPGLTNVVIAVSIFSIPSFARLVRGSTLEGKETVFVEAAKSMGASHRRIMFKHIFPETLGSLIVFITMRIGTAILAASSLSFLGLGASPETPDWGAMLSLGRDYLGTASHVVMMPGLAIFLTVLAFNLVGDGLRDVLDPKTKNE
- a CDS encoding sugar phosphate isomerase/epimerase family protein, with protein sequence MKVGLSTYSLVRELRDGNMTVLDVIDWIAENGGEHMEIVPYGFSVVDNAELAHQIKTRAESAGIELSAYSLPANFVQPTQEAFEQEVERLKEHVDIVNLMGIKIMRHDVTAFQLKPEEMTIHYFEEHFDKLVEGSRQIADYAAQYGITTTIENHGFNVQSSDRVQRVIHEVDRPNFKTTLDVGNFLCIDEDPLVGVKKNLKYAATVHLKDFYIRPYFENPGDGVWFRTVNENYLRGAIVGHGDLNIREIIRLIKGSGYDGYLTVEFEGMEDCRTGSKIGMDNVRRLWNEVQAVNESKPVLKG
- the phnC gene encoding phosphonate ABC transporter ATP-binding protein yields the protein MTALLEVNHLTKQFGKDSKALTDISFSVQEGEFVSIIGPSGAGKSTLLRCINRMIDATGGEIRFQDLDVMDLKKKELKQVRTKIGMIFQHYNLVNRLSVIENTLHGKLGTKSTLAGVLGYYCKEEKQQAIEILNVLGLNEMIYKRTDQLSGGQKQRVGIARALIQNPRMLLCDEPIASLDPNSAKVIMDHLKKVSSAMGITVVVNLHQVDVAIKYSDRIIGINKGQVVYNGSAKGLTSEDIQRIYGSEAEDLIFDIGGIHAG
- a CDS encoding PhnE/PtxC family ABC transporter permease — protein: MEVKEQLGNVTASADHLLGKRMPAKPLNKAAIVTRLTLFILAALTVYAFYSFDYKELDFADALLGTFANLKTIFLEPHLKHFSFGHALYQVMITLGLAFLTTLFGAIIAVLFGLLAARNLSSKRVSIVIKSMVAFIRAVPTVLWVLIFAVAAGLGSTAAVIGMTFHSIGYLIKAYSESFEELDRGVIEALQASGANWWQIAFQAVIPSSSTYMISWTFLRFEINFAVAVAMGAAAGAGGIGFDMFMASSFYLDMREIGAITYFILAVAITLEVFAAKIKRKLKTA
- a CDS encoding ABC transporter ATP-binding protein; the protein is MPETLLKINGLKKSFMLPGGMFAKKRSLKAVHDVSFRIEQGTTYSLVGESGCGKSTTGRLISRLLTPNHGEIWIDGEEISQKKESQLKLVRKKVQMIFQDPYASLNPRMKVREIIAEPLVIHTKLSKTERNRLVSEMLEVVGLTEHHADRYAHEFSGGQRQRIGIARALIMKPKLIIADEPVSALDVSIQSQILNLLKDLQTEFNLTYLFISHDLSVVEHISDSIGVMYLGTIVESGPKDVIFSNPQHPYTKALLSSVPVPDPRLRRERIVLQGDLPSPVNPPSGCRFHTRCPACMDICRTVEPEVKKGLADDHFVACHLID
- a CDS encoding PhnE/PtxC family ABC transporter permease gives rise to the protein MQADIFAKKKRNTLAFLLLLGAVTILAMIITEYNALKGFASIPKAIQWGMANFYPTAESLEKLPVILDKLQETLLVSIAAATAAAVFALLFSILGSNTTRVNAFFGAITRGIATVFRNIDVAAWALILLFSFGQSALTGYFALFFGSFGFLTRAFTETIDEVSGDSVEALKATGAGYFSIIFQSVIPSSIPQLISWILFMIETNIRSATLIGLLTGSGIGFTFNLYYKSLAYDTASLVVVVIIAAILLIEYASNYVRKVIL
- a CDS encoding glutathione ABC transporter substrate-binding protein, translating into MRRVNVWKMLFVAFVSAILLAGCSSEESGGTSEKENSGKSASGKDQELVIAVNENFISMDPHNTGDTNSNSVQTAMLEGLLGSDEEGQIIPQLAEEYSVSDDALEYTFKLRQGVTFHDGEPFNAEAVKTSFERIMKDESLRLNSRGFNLITSIDVIDEYQIKVTLKEPYAGMLTRFVSAKILSPKLINDSSSDIGKTPVGTGPFKFVEWVQGDHLTVERFDDYWNKADRVKKITYKPVPENGSRVAMLKTGEAHVIYPAPVQNLKELESNSDVEIHKIPSTIARYVSINTMKEPYDDVRIRQAINYAVNKEAFISVVNSGYGLPLDSIIPSKTQFYSKQEAYDHNIDKAKELMKEAGFEKGFKAEIWGNTNSDTLKGMQFIQQQLKEIGITVEIKSMEEGTLSDEIYGAQTPEEAKVQMWYVSWSAYPSDTTNATKPLFSSSSFPPDGANTAYYKNDDVDKWITEVNQTPDPDKQAEIYNNIQSTIYKDAPWIFLGVDEILAGSRSNVDGVFISPTGGINVTDANLK
- the gsiC gene encoding glutathione ABC transporter permease GsiC, with amino-acid sequence MLQYILKRILEMIPILFIVSILIFFFTHLIPGDPARLVAGKDATLDEVNIIRAELGLDKPIWDQYITYMSNLFQGDLGTSLKTGLPVSEMFADRFMPSVYLTFMSMGWALVLGLLIGTLSAVFKNKWPDYLGMVTAVSGISMPGFWLGLILIQIFSVQLGWFPTGGAESWKSYILPSITLGAGIMSMLARFTRSSLLETLRADFIRTGRAKGLKESVVIPKHALRNSLIPVVTIAGLQFGFLLGGSVVVETVFSFPGMGRLLIDSIAFRDYPVIQAELLLFSIEFILVNLIVDIMYSMLNPKIRYVS